The segment CGCACTGCTTCAGGCAGCCTGTTGCGGCGATCTGACAATCCAATCCACGGTCCAGAATCTCTTCTTCGATGTATTGGAGAAAACCATTGGTTTGCTTGTGACAGAGTCCTTTGGGGTCTCCATTCGCGCGGAAGCTCTGACAGACAAGAATCATTCGTTCGGGAATCGCCATGGTCGTCTCCTTTGAGGTCTCAGTGGTTAATCATTCGAGGTTCAATTGTTTTAGCGTTTGCCGCCACGTCCCTTGCCCTTTTCCCCGCCACCAAAGAGGACATCAACGGCCCCCTCGGCATCGGCGTCGGTTACCAGCACCTGGATACCGTGACTTCCCAGGATCTTGCGTGGACTTTCCCCCGCTCCGGCAGCCAGGAGTACAAAACAGTCGGACAGGGTCAGGGCCAATTCTTCCCAACGGGAATCACCGCCACCGGGCGCTGGAGCCGGACGCGTGCCCAGCAGACACGGCAACCCATCTTCGCGAGGCCCGTAAATCAAAAATTTGGGTGCCTGTCCCAGATGCAGGTCGATCTCCATGCCGCTTTCGCTGGCCACGGCAACATTGACGCGTGGGCCAGAGGGCTTGGGCAGGACCGGTCCAAGGCCGACGGCTTCCGATACGGGGCGTTCCAGCCCCATCAAATCCCAACCGCAGGTTTCTTCCTGAGGCATCAGCTTGAGGTACCTGCCTGCGGCCTCGCGCACTTCGCGCATGATTCCCAGGCCGGGCTGCACCGCGAGATAGTCCTCACTTCCTTCCAGCGCGCGGTACGGCATCACCGCCATGATCGAGGCTCCGAGATCGGCCACGGTATGAGCCACGTCCCTGATATGAGCTTCGTTACAGCCTCGGTAGACAGTGGTGTTGACCTTGACGGGGATTCCAGCCCCCACAAAGGCTTCAATGGCCCGAAGCTGATCTGAAACCAGCAACTCGGCTGCATCAGGCAGACACAGGTTCCTAGTGCCGGGACGAATCCAGGCGTAGATCATCTCCGCCACCTTGGGGTCCACGGCGTCAACCAGCACGGTGATATGCGCCAACCCCAATTCTGCCAGAGCATGGGCATGACCCGCAGCACCCAAACCATTCGTGGTCAGGCACAAAGGCAGCTCGGGATATTTTGCCCGCACCAACTTCAACGTCTCCAGAGTGGATTCGGGAGTCGCCATCGGATCACCCGGACCGGTAATGCCCACGATGCCCAGTTCCGTCCCGTCCGCAAAAACAGAATCAAGCAGGGCCAAGGCCTCGGCCGGAGGCAAAGCCTGTGTCCCGACAGAACTACCAGCGAATCGGATACGGGCCGTGGCGCGTGGTGCAACCGACAGATGCAGCCTGCCGACACGCTTGCGCGCGCCGGGGCTGAAACAGGGATGTTCGCCTTGAATCGAGTGGACAGTGGCCATGGCTGCTCCTGCTGAACCTGTTGTGAGAATCATTGCGGGGGAGGTTCGTCCTCCCCCGCAAATGGGCCTAGTAGACGAGTTCGAAGCTTTCTTCGGGAGCATCGCGATCCGTACGGTCCAGCAATCGTCCCAGGATTATTTCCAAAAGCCGCAGGCCTCCCTTGTAGCCGACGGTGGGGAAGTACTGATGTCCCACGCGGTCAATGATCGGGAAGCCGAAGCGGACCAGCGGAATATCCTCATCACGGGCAATGTACTTGGCGTAGGTATTGCCAATGATCAGATCCACAGGCTCGTTCTTGATCCACTGGTGGAGCAGGAACATGTCACCCTTGGCAGCGATATTGACCTTGAAGGGCACATCCGCCGTCAGTTCTTCAAGTCTGGCTTTGACCTTCTTGCTCTGTGTTCCGGTCACGATATGCACCGGGCACATGTCGATGGACACCAGGAATTCGGTCAGGGCGATCACCTGGTCGGGATCACCGGCCAGAGCAACCTTCTTGTGATAGAAGTACTGGTGCATGTCCGAGATCATATCCACCAGCTGCCCGCGCTCACGGCTCACTTCTTCGGGCACGTTGACACCGGCAATGATGCGCAAGGCATCCACGAAACGGTCAGTGGCCTTCAGGCCAAAGGGCATATCCAGCACCTTGCAGGGGACCTTGTGCTGGGTGTCCAGCAGGCGGGCTGCATCGGCAGAACACCATTCGCCCAGAGCCAGGGTGCCGATGGCATCACCCGTGCTCTTGAGTTCCTTCACGGTGGTGCCACCTTCGGGGAACATGGAGTATTTGCCGGACAGGGGGCCGTTGAGAACACCCGAGGTGTCCGGGAACATGGTGATGTCCACGCCAACCAGGGCAGACAGGCGTTTGATCTCTTCCATATCGGCGGGCTCGACCCAGCCGGGAATGACGTTGACTTTGCCGTTCTTCACGCCAGTGGACTCGGCCAGCTTGACCATACCTTTGACCATGTTGGAGAAGCCGGTCACGTGCGTGCCCACATAGCTGGGTGTATTGGCATAGATGACGTGTTTGCCTTCAGGGACTTTGCCGTCTTTGGTGGCCTTGTCCGTGATCTGTGGCAGATCGTCGCCGATGGTCTCGGACAAACAGGTGGTGTGCACGGCCACGACTTCGGGCTCATACACAGTGAACATGTTGTCCAGAGCCTGAACCAGGTTGGCCTGCCCACCGAACACGGATGCGCCTTCGGTGAAGGAGCTGGTTCCAGCGGAAACGGGTTCCTTGTAGTGCCTGGTCAGCATGCTGCGATGATAGGCACAGCAGCCCTGCGAACCATGACTGTGGGGCAGGCATCCGTGGACACCCAAGGCCGCGTACATGGCCCCCACCGGCTGGCAGGTCTTGGCGGGGTTGATGGTCAGAGCCTTGCGCTCAGCGACCTCATTGGGAGTATGTCTCAATAACATTGTAATCTTCCTTCTCAGTTGTTTCTCTTCGCGGGCCGCTCAAATCGAGCCGGATGCGAGGAGCCAGGAGGAGTCAAGGCGGACGCGTAATACTGATACGCGAGGGTTTGAACCAACCGCTGCGACAAAGCAGACGGTGCGGTTTCAACGGCCCGCCGCTTCGCTATTCCCAGACGTAAGTAGCCGAGAGCTCGGGACTTTCCTGCCAGGGGGCCTTCATGTAACTCCAGACCTTGCTGTTCGTGAGGCGATCGATCTCCTTATAGAAATTGATCGCGCCCTTGAACCCGGCGTAGGGGCCGCCGGAGTCATAGCTGTGCAGCTGTTTCATGGGCACACCCAGCTTCTGAATGGAGTACTTTTCCTTGATACCCGCGCAGAAGATGTCGGGCTTCAAGATCTCCACCAGTTTTTCAGCCTCGTACTGGTTGCAGTCGTCGATGATCAGGGAACCCTTATCCATGTCAGGAATCAGGCCTTCGTATTCCTTGAACTTCAAGCCACCCTCTTCCAGAGCTGCCAACTCGGCTTCGGTTTTGCGCGGCGCATACCGGGTATCGTCGGCCTCGACAGTGATTTCCTCGATGTTACGGCTATCCGCATCCACCTTCAGATTGGGGATCACATGTCGGCCTTCGTAGTCGTCGCGGTGGGCGAACTCGTACCCGGCTGAGAGGGTCTTCATTCCCATTTCAGAGAACAGATCCTGATAGTGATGAGCACGAGAGCCACCCACAAACATCATCGCGGTCTTGCCTTCGGTACGGGTTCTCACGTCGGCAACAACAGCTTCGATCTCAGGCATTTCTGCGGCGATGACGGCTTCGATCTTCTCGATAAACGACTTGTCGCCGAAGTAAGTCCCGATCTTGCGCAGACTCTTGGCCGTGGATTCGGCCCCGATGAAGTTCACCTTGATCCAGGGGATACCGAACTTGGTCTCGAGCATGTCAGCCACATAGTTGATGGAGCGGTGACACATGACACAGTTCAGGTCGGCTTTGTGGGCTGAAGCGAACTGATCGTAGGTGGAGTTGCCCGAGAAGGTGGCGATGTTGGTGATACCGCACAGTTTCAGGATGCGATCTATCTCGAATCCGTCGCCGCCAATATTATACTCGCCGAGGAGGTTGATTCGGTACTCACCGGGCTTCTCCTCGTCGTTCTCGCCCACCACATGTTTGAAAATCTGGTTGTTGGCGATGTGGTGACCAGCGGACTGAGACACACCCTTGTAGCCTTCGCAGGAGAAACCAAAGACGTTGCAGTCCCCGAACTTCTCTTTCATCTGCTTCGCCACGGCATGGATGTCGTCGCCGATGAGCCCCACCGGACAGGTGGCGAAGATGGCGATGGCCTTGGGATGAAACAGGTCGTAGGCTTCCTGAATGGCAGCTGCGAGCTTCTTCTCACCACCGAAGATGATGTCCTTATCCTCCATGTCGGTGGAGAAACAGTAAGGCATGTAGTTTTCATCACCTTCGCCCGAAGCGTCAGTCTGGTTGCGCCTGGTCAGCCAGGAGTAGAA is part of the Desulfovibrio ferrophilus genome and harbors:
- a CDS encoding (2Fe-2S) ferredoxin domain-containing protein gives rise to the protein MAIPERMILVCQSFRANGDPKGLCHKQTNGFLQYIEEEILDRGLDCQIAATGCLKQCESGPVMVVQPDNWWFKGVDSEEAIDAILDGLEEGEPCADYLIS
- a CDS encoding NifB/NifX family molybdenum-iron cluster-binding protein; translation: MATVHSIQGEHPCFSPGARKRVGRLHLSVAPRATARIRFAGSSVGTQALPPAEALALLDSVFADGTELGIVGITGPGDPMATPESTLETLKLVRAKYPELPLCLTTNGLGAAGHAHALAELGLAHITVLVDAVDPKVAEMIYAWIRPGTRNLCLPDAAELLVSDQLRAIEAFVGAGIPVKVNTTVYRGCNEAHIRDVAHTVADLGASIMAVMPYRALEGSEDYLAVQPGLGIMREVREAAGRYLKLMPQEETCGWDLMGLERPVSEAVGLGPVLPKPSGPRVNVAVASESGMEIDLHLGQAPKFLIYGPREDGLPCLLGTRPAPAPGGGDSRWEELALTLSDCFVLLAAGAGESPRKILGSHGIQVLVTDADAEGAVDVLFGGGEKGKGRGGKR
- the nifK gene encoding nitrogenase molybdenum-iron protein subunit beta, with the translated sequence MLLRHTPNEVAERKALTINPAKTCQPVGAMYAALGVHGCLPHSHGSQGCCAYHRSMLTRHYKEPVSAGTSSFTEGASVFGGQANLVQALDNMFTVYEPEVVAVHTTCLSETIGDDLPQITDKATKDGKVPEGKHVIYANTPSYVGTHVTGFSNMVKGMVKLAESTGVKNGKVNVIPGWVEPADMEEIKRLSALVGVDITMFPDTSGVLNGPLSGKYSMFPEGGTTVKELKSTGDAIGTLALGEWCSADAARLLDTQHKVPCKVLDMPFGLKATDRFVDALRIIAGVNVPEEVSRERGQLVDMISDMHQYFYHKKVALAGDPDQVIALTEFLVSIDMCPVHIVTGTQSKKVKARLEELTADVPFKVNIAAKGDMFLLHQWIKNEPVDLIIGNTYAKYIARDEDIPLVRFGFPIIDRVGHQYFPTVGYKGGLRLLEIILGRLLDRTDRDAPEESFELVY
- the nifD gene encoding nitrogenase molybdenum-iron protein alpha chain → MATAKKKLVKWEPTDIKEEMLKKYPPKVARKRAKQIMINEALENETPEITANVRTIPGIITMRGCTYAGCKGVILGPTRDIVNITHGPIGCGFYSWLTRRNQTDASGEGDENYMPYCFSTDMEDKDIIFGGEKKLAAAIQEAYDLFHPKAIAIFATCPVGLIGDDIHAVAKQMKEKFGDCNVFGFSCEGYKGVSQSAGHHIANNQIFKHVVGENDEEKPGEYRINLLGEYNIGGDGFEIDRILKLCGITNIATFSGNSTYDQFASAHKADLNCVMCHRSINYVADMLETKFGIPWIKVNFIGAESTAKSLRKIGTYFGDKSFIEKIEAVIAAEMPEIEAVVADVRTRTEGKTAMMFVGGSRAHHYQDLFSEMGMKTLSAGYEFAHRDDYEGRHVIPNLKVDADSRNIEEITVEADDTRYAPRKTEAELAALEEGGLKFKEYEGLIPDMDKGSLIIDDCNQYEAEKLVEILKPDIFCAGIKEKYSIQKLGVPMKQLHSYDSGGPYAGFKGAINFYKEIDRLTNSKVWSYMKAPWQESPELSATYVWE